The DNA window AACAACAGCACTTGACATATTTTCAGTTTGACCTTTCAACACAACATCTTTCTTAACATAAGGAACAACATCATGAGAAGAAGATGTTGGACatgagacttcacacacaaggggggggggggtgaattgcgtggtttgaaaaaaatatggttttgaaaactttttggcaaattaacttaaattagtgttttaaaatcattttcaaaagttTAAGCAGCGGATAATAAATAGCATAAAGTAAAAGATAAGGGAAGAAGAAGGACACAAATAATTATAGAGGTTCCGTCAAAAATAAAGGACCTACTCCTCTTTCCAAGACTTGgtcttgagagtttccaataatatttgagagcttttagtaggaaagactcacgcaaccccttatacaaggaaatgacgGTTGATCTACAACCAAATAATACAGGACGATGGATATGGGCGTTTGCGTCTTTTCTCCAATAAATTCCTGAGAGTGAAGTGGCCATTCTCTCTTCCTAACTGCGGATTGAAGCGGTTAGTCTTCTTTCCATAAACACAGACTTTGTAGCGGTTAGTCTTCAAGTTCTAAATACCTGAGCTCAATCTTGGTTTTACCGGCTAACCAAAAACCAAAGGAGGAATATCAAAGCTAGATGATCTTCAACCAGTCTTGATTTTACCGGCTAACTAAGAACCAAAGGAAGATTATCGAAGCTAGACGACCTTCATTTATGGGAATCTCAGATTCCTTATCCTTCATAATAAGGTTCTTAATTTGCATCTTGAGATTCAATAGTTACATTAGACTCCAAATTTAAAAGTGTATATGCTTTACTTTTAGGTGCATATCCTTTAAAAGAATATTTGATCCCTCGATAATCCAACTTAGTCCTTTTAGGACCCATGTTCTTATAATAGACTGCACACCCTAACACtctaaaataaatgatatttgaTGCTTTTCCTTTCCATACCTCATATGGAGAaatatcaattttcttaaaaacaAAATTCTATTCATTATATGACAAGCAGATAATAAAGGTTCACCTCATAAATTAAATGACAATTTAGAATGAATTAACATGTCATTTATAATTTCATGATAtgcctgattctttcttcttgatAGATCATTTTGTTGCGGTGTACGAGGTGCAAAACATTCATGTTGTCGCAACGCAAAAAATACTCGAGCGCATCGTACGCTCGAAATACAACGGAGTCACCACCAAACTTTATTCCAAAATGAAAGGGAAATATCAATAAAACCCAAGAAAGAAATAATAAGATGGTCATCACAACCAAGATCTGATTCAGCAGTTTGTTATGCAAGGGAGGGTAATAGCACCCTTCACATCCGTTGTATTCAACGAGATCCACTTAGTTAGTTTTGCGTATGAGTGTTAGCGTGACAGTTTATGATCTTCTACTTATTGCGATAAAAAAGAAAGGAAGGgtttttttggaattttattattatttttctcgcTAAGATTTCgaaatcttgtgcctacgtatcctcATAGTGCAATGAACAAACCAGAGCTTCATTGTTCAGGGTAGCAAACGTTTGTGGGTTGGTTGATTTTAGTCTAAGATACTCGATCGTATTCAAATGGAAAATATGGCTGTCAAGAACATGGATAGTTGAACATTTACATCACTTCAAGAATGGATAACTGAATCTGGATTCATACAGATTCTGGCCATTATCACATTCGAGTGGATAACGTTTGATCTTCACATGTCGACGTGGTGTTTGCGTCGTTGTGAAATAAACTAAGCGTCTGTCGTTTATGAAAAAGGTTCTGAATTGAAAGCCATAAGGAAAAATGGTTTGAATGAGTTTAGATTGATTTTATATGGCCTCAAGTAAAcgtttgagcataggtgtgctCCTAGCGCTCGTTAACCCAAGGTATTCAAAAGGTGTGCACCAATTGCCACTTGTCGTTCATGTTTATGAAAATTTATCTTTGATAAATTTTAGTAAACGTTTGAGCATAGATGTGCTCCTAGCGCTCGTTTACCCAAGATATTCAAAAGGTGTGCAccaattgtcacttgttatccTAGTTTGATTAGAGTATCTTAAGGCGAAAgaccaaggtattcaagaggtgtactcaaattattattttgtcTTTCAATTTTATTGAGAAAAGATTTGAAGGtaacttgacgttggatcaagtgctaatttaatataaaaaaatttgaattaaatGGAGAAAGAGtacttgacgttggatcaagcaCCAGAATGTAattgattgaatttgatttggaaaaagGATCGACGTTGGACcgagtttgttttaattttttttggaaagggttcattttagattttttttttttgattttttactaATTAACAAAAGCAAAATAAATATACATGCCAAATATCCATATCCCAACTGATACCCTAAATTCCCATCCACTATCGGTTACGCTGGGAGATTACAAGGATAAGCGGAAAAATACAAATAAAGGAATGAGAGTACATTTGAAATGATAATGgataataaaagaaaatgcaaaaaataaagtaaataatcataaaagaaataataagagGGAAGAAGATGCACTATCAATACAAAAGTGTGAAATAGTAAAAAAGATAAATGGACTTAAGACCATATTTCTAAAAAGAAAAGtaagaaaaacaataaataaaaataaacaaatgacAAAATGAGCTACAAAATGGGGTGTAATTAAGAAAATGCTCTAGGCTCAAAGGAGAGAGTCCCACAGGGGTCCGTTGGACAATCAAGAGGGATATGGGAAAACTTCTTTTTCCCTAATCCCACCTTTGGTTACTATTCACGTAAGcacaaaaaatagaagaaaaaacttcaaacaaaatagtaaaaatgtCATCTTTTCTCAATTTTTCATAGAATTAAGCAAATGAATAATAAAAGTTCATCTACTCGATCTCACGAACAAaagataaacaacaaaaaaatatgctcaaaataaaaaataaacaacaaaaatttacagaaaaaatgaaaattaattcaCATTTAATCACTTTTGCTCATGGAGGTTCAAGAACACTTTTCAACtcttgatttaaaatcaatggAGTTTCCATGCAAAATGGTGATgattaaaatactaaataaatGAAGCAAGCATAAAAATGTAATAGAATTAAATAAAGAACAAGCATAAGAGCTAATAGACAATAACAAATCACTTTTGCTTATGGAGGTTCAAGAACACTTTTCAACtcttaatttaaaatcaattgagTTTCCATGCACAATGGTGATGATTAAAGtactaaataaataaagcaaGAATAAAAATGCGATAGAATTAAATAAAGAACAAACATAATAGCCTACCTAttcaataaaaagaaagaaataacttGAAAGAAAATGAAGAGAGTTTTGGCTTAGTTTAATGAATGATTGATGGTGAAATTTGTGAATGAGAATGATTTTATTTATAGACTCTAAAAAAGGTAGTTTAAGAAAAATGAGGTGGAAAGGATGTGAGTGTATTCTAGaagcttatttaattaaatagtgaatattaatgcAAAAAATCCATGAAATAATGATGTaataaatgaaatatattttgggCCTTCTAGGAActtgatttttgttttatgatgtatgaaaatgattaataaaatttaaatggaTAATATGATAATAAATCAAATGATCatgaatttatttttcaaaaatgcataatgaaaaaaaatgcaattttagtTAATTTCTTCAACATGTGAAATGTTGACTTATCATTGAGTTTTTATTACAATGCATGATAATGATCGATGAATATTCCAAATGTAATAATGtgatgatttaaattattttccaaCAAAGATCAACGATGTATGAATTTTTAGTCAAATTTCACAACACATGAAATATTGACTTTTTCGTtgactttttaaaaatgaaaaagtgtATCAGAAAAAAAAAGTAAGGGGCAAAAaatggggtatgacacatgtatAATACTATATTCTTCACAATAAGCATCAAATTCAGTAGAAAAATATTCAATGCCCATATCTCTCCTAAGAACTTTAATACTTCTTAATTGATTTTCTACTTCctctttataatttttaaatgcaTTAAAAATGTCATCTTTGTGCTTTAAAAGATATACATGCGTGAATCTAGAGCAATCATGAATAAAAGTAATGGAATACCTATTTCTCCCACCggttaaaatgcaattaaattcacACTAATTCCAATGTCCAAGATCAAgcaagttggtgtttctttctacaCTATGAAAAGTTTTCTTATTTTTATCACATAAAATTAGATCAGATTTAGTTAATCTTTGCCTAGTGTTAATACCAAAATGTGTTAATCTACTATGCCATAAAGAAACTTATTCAATCatataaacaaaaatagaaaCTTTATTGATAATATTGTCAGTAGTATAAAGCTTAATCATCCACTCAACGGAATAACTCTTTCCCACAAATATACTATTACAAATCAAGTTTAACTTGTCTGATTCTTACACAAATTTAATAATCGATTTTCCCAAAAGATCACTACTAATCAGATTCATATTCATGTTGGGAACATGAAGTACATTGACAAGAGTAACTCCCTTTCCATAAGTGAAGTTGAGTTCCACGATTCTCATTCAAATAACTCTTGATTGTCCTTCATTTCCCATTTGAACTCTTGTCCATCAAGGAGAATAGATTTTGAATGATGTTTTGTCATACCACCTACTTGCACCTTGCATTTGATTGCCATGATTTTTCTAatagtaacaattaaattatcatTTGCTTGAACAACATttgcctcatttttgaacttaTTGTGCCTGTAATCTCAAGCATAATTACTGTGTTTGCCACACACATAAAAACCGCCCTTGGACCCTTTGATCCGCTAGAATTCTTGAACCTATTTTGTTCCTTCTTAGGTCTAAAACAGTTCTTCTTACCATCTTGTTACTTCTTTCGTTTTTCGTTCACCGCATTTGCCTTAGAATATTTAGCAGCCTCATCTTTTGATTCCTCCGCCTACaaccgccactagcgcctctatgCCCACGCTTTTGGAGACGGTGTTGCTGGTGATGGGATGAGTATGAAGATGACAAGTGGCATATTGGGACCATCACACTTTTTCATTGACACTTTCTCTTCTTTAACTCTTTGTTGAGTTAATAAAtgcaactatatatatatatatatatatatatatatatatatatatatatatatatatatgacgtatcAAATAAGAAGTTTGACTATAATGAGAATtgaaaacttttaataataaccaatGAATTTGAATTAATGACTCAGATTtatctcatattttaaaatatttaattaatgtttaactgaacaagatatttatgtaatatgtatTCAACATACAAGTAATTATCAATTACAACACATAATTGGCCTCCTTGCCATATTCAATTAATAACTTaaattatataagaaaaatacACATATACTTTGTTACATTTATTATATTCGTAACTTAATTTGAATTTCATCATCGAATTACATAAACATATGAAGGAGATAATAGTAATACCAAGAACAACAACGTTGTGAAACTACCAGAAAACTCTTCATGATCAatcatatttataaaaacataaaataaattgaacCAACATATATAGATCAACCTACATACGCAATTAACCAATGTCTAGTGCTTTAATTTGTGTGAGTACTATATGACAAACCATTAATAACAGGGTGATGTCCCACAAACAAACCAACATGTCCCATAAGCTTATCTTTCCTAGAAAAAGTAGTGCCACATGAGCATTGCCACCTAAGATCACCACAATGTTTCTCATGAGTCCTCAAATCAGAAAGAACTGAAAAATTCTTATGATTACACCTCTTGCACACATACATTTTAGGACAATGGCTTCTCTTGTAATGATTCTTAGCACAAATCAAAGACTTCAATGGTTGAAACTTGAGATGCTTTTGATTCCATCTACACCCTTCATGAGGACAtgaatatttcttgtttttcatacTCATCAAATAGTCTTTATTCTTGTTAATTGGATTGCTCAATGCTGCACTACTCTTGTACTCATCCCCATGAGCTCTCATATGCATCCTCAAATTTGCATCCCTCTTGAACCCTTTGCCACAAACTTGACAATAATGTGTGTACTTTGCTAATAAATCCGACGCGTCCAATTCAACTATCTCATCGTCACATTCTGGGTCGGCCCAAATATAAGACGATCCAAAATTTAAGCCCGTATTATCATGATCGCGACTATTCTTCATCAAAATAGCTTCATTAGACTCTTTTATGCTAATATTGGTTTCACTAATTTCATGATCAACCCTTTGATCATCAATATCATCCTTGATCCTATAATTAATGTTACTATTATAGCTTTCACTAAACCAATCCAAATGTTCTAACTCATTATTAGAAAATAGGTTTTGACTTTGACTTCTAAGATCTATGTTTGTGTTATTGTTGCCAAAGTTTGAATGAATATTAGATTGTGGCTTGTGCAATTCTAGGTTTGTGCATGCATTAGAAGTAGTACCTTGAGGAAAACTAAGAGCCATGTGTTGACAAGTGAACATGATTGATG is part of the Vicia villosa cultivar HV-30 ecotype Madison, WI linkage group LG2, Vvil1.0, whole genome shotgun sequence genome and encodes:
- the LOC131647935 gene encoding protein SENSITIVE TO PROTON RHIZOTOXICITY 2-like; this encodes MISRTTSSTFESGNQNLQKLPMVIEDMMPLPNSMEGISGSSLPSNSLLLNLSILKEKFNQVETLVGVILSPNHHQDSSTNSMAISNMNSTIQEMIVTATSIMFTCQHMALSFPQGTTSNACTNLELHKPQSNIHSNFGNNNTNIDLRSQSQNLFSNNELEHLDWFSESYNSNINYRIKDDIDDQRVDHEISETNISIKESNEAILMKNSRDHDNTGLNFGSSYIWADPECDDEIVELDASDLLAKYTHYCQVCGKGFKRDANLRMHMRAHGDEYKSSAALSNPINKNKDYLMSMKNKKYSCPHEGCRWNQKHLKFQPLKSLICAKNHYKRSHCPKMYVCKRCNHKNFSVLSDLRTHEKHCGDLRWQCSCGTTFSRKDKLMGHVGLFVGHHPVINGLSYSTHTN